From Streptomyces qinzhouensis, one genomic window encodes:
- the trpA gene encoding tryptophan synthase subunit alpha: MSGNVRLLSETLAAAKAEGRSALIAYLPAGFPTVDGGIEAVKAVFEGGADIVEVGLPHSDPVLDGPVIQTADDIALRGGVRIADVLRTVREAYTATGKPVLVMTYWNPIDRYGVERFTAELAEAGGAGCILPDLPVEESGLWREHATKHGLATVFVVAPSSRDARIATITEAGSGFVYAASLMGVTGTRASVGAQAEDLVRRVRATTELPVCVGLGVSTPAQAEEVAGFADGVIVGSAFVKRILDAPDTDSGIAAARELAAELAAGVRAGARRRGAAQS; the protein is encoded by the coding sequence GTGAGCGGGAACGTACGACTGCTGAGCGAGACGCTGGCCGCGGCGAAGGCCGAGGGCCGGTCGGCCCTGATCGCCTATCTCCCGGCCGGGTTCCCGACCGTGGACGGCGGGATCGAGGCGGTCAAGGCCGTGTTCGAGGGCGGCGCCGATATCGTCGAGGTGGGGCTGCCGCACAGCGACCCGGTGCTCGACGGACCGGTGATCCAGACCGCCGACGACATCGCCCTGCGCGGCGGCGTCCGCATCGCCGATGTCCTGCGGACCGTGCGCGAGGCGTACACCGCGACCGGGAAGCCGGTACTGGTGATGACGTACTGGAACCCCATAGACCGCTACGGCGTCGAGCGGTTCACCGCCGAACTCGCGGAGGCCGGCGGCGCGGGCTGCATCCTGCCCGACCTGCCCGTCGAGGAGTCCGGACTCTGGCGCGAACACGCCACGAAGCACGGACTCGCCACCGTCTTCGTGGTCGCCCCCAGCAGCCGGGACGCCCGGATCGCGACGATCACCGAGGCCGGTTCCGGCTTCGTCTACGCGGCCTCGCTGATGGGCGTCACCGGCACCCGCGCGTCCGTCGGGGCGCAGGCCGAGGATCTGGTACGGCGCGTGCGCGCCACCACTGAGCTGCCGGTCTGTGTCGGCCTCGGTGTTTCCACACCGGCCCAGGCCGAGGAGGTGGCCGGCTTCGCGGACGGGGTGATCGTGGGCTCCGCGTTCGTCAAGCGGATCCTCGACGCCCCGGACACCGATTCCGGCATAGCGGCCGCGCGAGAGCTGGCCGCCGAGCTGGCCGCCGGGGTGCGCGCGGGCGCACGCCGGCGCGGGGCGGCACAGTCGTGA
- the trpB gene encoding tryptophan synthase subunit beta, whose protein sequence is MSHSHASSAGSPGPDEFFVPDPEGQIPNAAGYFGAFGGKFIPEALVAAVEEVAAEYAKAKDDPAFAAELKDLLVNYTGRPSPLTEVPRFAEHAGGARIFLKREDLNHTGSHKINNVLGQALLTRRMGKTRVIAETGAGQHGVATATACALFGLDCTIYMGEIDTERQALNVARMRILGAEVIPVASGSRTLKDAINEAFRDWVANVDSTHYLFGTVAGPHPFPAMVRDFHRVIGVEARHQILERAGRLPDAAVACVGGGSNAIGLFHAFIPDAGVRLIGCEAAGHGVESGEHAATLTVGEPGILHGSRSYVLQDDEGQITEPYSISAGLDYPGIGPEHAYLKDSGRAEYRPVTDDEAMQALRLLSRTEGIIPAIESAHALAGALEVGRELGPDGLIVVSLSGRGDKDMDTAARYFGLYDGEDAK, encoded by the coding sequence ATGTCCCATTCCCACGCATCTTCCGCCGGTTCCCCAGGGCCCGACGAGTTCTTCGTCCCGGACCCGGAGGGACAGATTCCGAACGCCGCGGGCTACTTCGGCGCCTTCGGCGGCAAGTTCATCCCCGAGGCGCTCGTCGCCGCCGTCGAAGAGGTCGCCGCCGAGTACGCGAAGGCGAAGGACGATCCCGCCTTCGCGGCCGAACTGAAGGATCTGCTGGTCAACTACACGGGCCGGCCCAGTCCGCTCACCGAGGTGCCGCGGTTCGCCGAGCACGCCGGGGGCGCGCGGATCTTCCTCAAGCGGGAGGATCTCAACCACACCGGCTCACACAAGATCAACAATGTGCTGGGGCAGGCACTGCTGACCCGCCGCATGGGCAAGACCCGGGTGATCGCCGAGACCGGCGCCGGACAGCACGGCGTCGCCACCGCCACCGCCTGCGCCCTGTTCGGGCTCGACTGCACGATCTACATGGGCGAGATCGACACCGAGCGGCAGGCCCTGAACGTCGCCCGGATGCGGATCCTCGGCGCCGAGGTGATCCCGGTCGCCTCCGGCAGCCGGACCCTGAAGGACGCCATCAACGAGGCCTTCCGCGACTGGGTCGCCAATGTCGACTCCACGCACTACCTCTTCGGTACGGTCGCGGGCCCGCACCCCTTCCCGGCGATGGTCCGCGACTTCCACCGGGTCATCGGCGTGGAGGCGCGCCACCAGATCCTCGAACGGGCGGGCAGGCTGCCCGACGCGGCCGTCGCCTGCGTCGGCGGCGGCTCCAACGCGATCGGGCTGTTCCACGCCTTCATCCCGGACGCCGGGGTCCGTCTGATCGGCTGCGAGGCCGCGGGCCACGGTGTGGAGAGCGGCGAGCATGCGGCCACCCTCACCGTCGGCGAACCCGGAATACTCCACGGCTCGCGGTCCTACGTCCTCCAGGACGACGAGGGCCAGATCACCGAGCCGTACTCGATCTCCGCCGGACTCGACTATCCGGGCATCGGCCCGGAGCACGCCTACCTCAAGGACAGCGGTCGGGCCGAGTACCGCCCGGTCACCGACGACGAGGCGATGCAGGCCCTGCGGCTGCTCTCGCGTACGGAGGGCATCATCCCGGCCATCGAGTCGGCGCACGCCCTCGCCGGGGCCCTGGAGGTCGGCCGGGAGCTGGGACCGGACGGGCTGATCGTGGTCAGCCTCTCCGGCCGCGGCGACAAGGACATGGACACCGCCGCCCGCTACTTCGGGCTGTACGACGGGGAGGACGCGAAGTGA
- the trpM gene encoding tryptophan biosynthesis modulator TrpM, protein MTRRPPSPIWSRRAPTRPCGTGGADPAVPAAVRRPRPAPGDTYARLARGCRPRGCRAPARRVHGRRVRYVIGSEPGQVNGMRWRRRRARR, encoded by the coding sequence GTGACCCGAAGACCGCCGTCGCCGATCTGGTCGCGGCGGGCGCCCACCCGGCCCTGCGGCACGGGCGGAGCTGACCCCGCCGTGCCCGCCGCCGTCCGACGCCCGCGCCCGGCCCCCGGGGACACGTACGCCCGCCTCGCGCGCGGCTGCCGTCCCCGCGGCTGCCGGGCCCCGGCGCGGCGGGTGCACGGGCGGCGGGTGCGCTATGTGATCGGTTCGGAGCCGGGCCAGGTCAACGGCATGCGATGGCGCCGCCGCCGCGCGCGCCGCTGA
- the trpC gene encoding indole-3-glycerol phosphate synthase TrpC: protein MSVLDEIIEGVRADLAERQARVSLDELKERAAKAPAAKDGVAALRGEGVRVICEVKRSSPSKGALAAIADPAGLAADYEAGGAAVISVLTEQRRFGGSLADLEAVRARVDIPVLRKDFIVTAYQLWEARAYGADLALLIVAALEQEALVSLIERAESIGLTPLVEVHDEDEAERALDAGAKVIGVNARNLKTLEVDRSTFERVAPELPAHIVKIAESGIRGPHDLIAYANAGADAVLVGESLVTGRDPKTAVADLVAAGAHPALRHGRS, encoded by the coding sequence GTGAGTGTGCTCGACGAGATCATCGAAGGCGTGCGCGCCGACCTCGCAGAGCGGCAGGCGCGGGTCTCCCTGGACGAGCTCAAGGAGCGGGCCGCCAAGGCCCCCGCGGCCAAGGACGGCGTCGCCGCACTGCGCGGCGAGGGCGTCCGGGTGATCTGCGAGGTCAAGCGCTCCAGCCCGTCCAAGGGTGCCCTGGCCGCGATCGCCGACCCCGCCGGGCTGGCCGCGGATTACGAGGCGGGCGGCGCCGCCGTGATCTCGGTCCTCACCGAGCAGCGGCGTTTCGGCGGCTCCCTGGCCGACCTGGAGGCCGTCCGCGCCCGGGTCGACATCCCCGTGCTGCGCAAGGACTTCATCGTCACCGCCTACCAGCTGTGGGAGGCCCGGGCGTACGGCGCCGATCTGGCGCTCCTGATCGTCGCCGCGCTGGAGCAGGAGGCACTGGTCTCCCTGATCGAGCGGGCCGAGTCGATCGGGCTGACCCCGCTGGTCGAGGTCCATGACGAGGACGAGGCCGAACGCGCCCTCGACGCCGGTGCCAAGGTCATCGGCGTCAACGCCCGCAATCTGAAGACGCTGGAGGTGGACCGCTCCACCTTCGAGCGGGTCGCCCCGGAGCTCCCGGCGCATATCGTCAAGATCGCCGAGTCCGGTATCCGCGGTCCGCACGATCTGATCGCCTACGCCAACGCGGGCGCCGACGCCGTGCTCGTCGGCGAGTCCCTCGTCACCGGCCGTGACCCGAAGACCGCCGTCGCCGATCTGGTCGCGGCGGGCGCCCACCCGGCCCTGCGGCACGGGCGGAGCTGA
- a CDS encoding DUF2752 domain-containing protein, which yields MAGAHGPGAALPPGPGAVPPPPGPGAASAPTAAGWAAPLDDPAAAGGDSRAPRALWRRLAAPVGAIAAVGAAFAYVGAVDPNEPGHYPACPLLRFTGIYCPGCGGLRSAHAFVHGDLGTALGANAVAVAGYGVFLVLWTLWTVRAVRGVPGAALWISVRPVVWWLTGAFVLVFSVLRNLPIGSALVP from the coding sequence ATGGCCGGAGCGCACGGGCCCGGAGCCGCGCTGCCACCGGGACCCGGCGCCGTACCCCCGCCGCCCGGACCCGGCGCGGCCTCCGCGCCGACGGCGGCCGGGTGGGCCGCACCCCTGGATGATCCCGCGGCTGCCGGGGGAGACTCGCGCGCGCCGCGGGCGCTGTGGCGGCGGCTGGCCGCGCCCGTGGGAGCCATCGCCGCCGTGGGGGCCGCTTTCGCCTATGTCGGGGCCGTCGACCCCAATGAGCCCGGGCACTATCCGGCCTGTCCGCTCCTGCGCTTCACCGGGATCTACTGTCCCGGCTGCGGCGGGCTCCGCAGCGCCCACGCCTTCGTCCACGGCGATCTCGGCACCGCGCTCGGGGCGAACGCCGTCGCCGTCGCCGGTTACGGAGTGTTCCTCGTGCTGTGGACCCTGTGGACCGTTCGCGCCGTCCGGGGCGTACCGGGCGCCGCGCTGTGGATCTCCGTACGGCCCGTCGTGTGGTGGCTGACCGGCGCATTCGTGCTGGTCTTCAGCGTGCTGCGGAATCTGCCCATCGGCTCGGCACTGGTGCCCTGA
- a CDS encoding HGxxPAAW family protein, with protein MSGSAHGHGHTPAAWTGVSIAFIGFCVSGLFMVAANPLGFWGGIAITLIGGVVGMGMKAAGLGAVKETPERKHAREQAGRIAAERVAAQGGV; from the coding sequence ATGTCGGGCAGCGCCCACGGACACGGACACACCCCTGCCGCCTGGACCGGCGTCTCCATCGCCTTCATCGGCTTCTGCGTCTCCGGTCTCTTCATGGTCGCGGCCAACCCGCTCGGATTCTGGGGCGGTATCGCGATCACCCTCATCGGCGGTGTCGTCGGTATGGGCATGAAGGCGGCGGGCCTCGGTGCCGTGAAGGAGACCCCGGAGCGCAAGCACGCCCGTGAGCAGGCCGGCCGGATCGCGGCCGAGCGGGTGGCGGCCCAGGGCGGCGTGTGA
- a CDS encoding TIGR02234 family membrane protein encodes MGCVSAVPVPQPRGRSGAAARAAGAATGRRTLAAALLLGAAGAAVALLASGRIWAEGATATPGGTLSLSAEGGDITGVPSALAVVGLAALVAVFAVRRKGRTIVAALLTLSGAGAAVAAFLGASDRDALDEKAAETTGDTAATIGSLSHTPWPYVTAAAGLLILLAGLLALRYGSLWPAMAGRYERDGTPRARTAPVVDPDRPEDLWKALDRGEDPTDGDQAPPGR; translated from the coding sequence GTGGGGTGTGTGAGCGCTGTTCCCGTACCCCAGCCCCGCGGCCGGTCCGGTGCCGCGGCGAGGGCCGCCGGTGCCGCCACGGGCCGCCGTACCCTCGCCGCCGCCCTGCTGCTCGGCGCCGCCGGAGCCGCCGTCGCCCTTCTCGCCTCCGGCCGGATCTGGGCCGAGGGCGCGACGGCCACCCCCGGCGGCACCCTGTCGCTGAGTGCCGAGGGCGGTGACATCACCGGAGTGCCCAGCGCCCTCGCCGTCGTCGGCCTCGCCGCGCTCGTCGCGGTCTTCGCCGTTCGGCGAAAGGGCCGCACGATCGTCGCCGCCCTGCTGACCCTCAGCGGCGCGGGCGCCGCCGTCGCCGCGTTCCTCGGGGCCTCCGACCGCGACGCCCTCGACGAGAAGGCCGCCGAGACCACCGGCGACACCGCCGCGACGATCGGTTCCCTGAGCCATACTCCCTGGCCGTACGTCACCGCCGCCGCCGGACTGCTGATCCTGCTCGCCGGTCTCCTCGCCCTGCGGTACGGAAGCCTCTGGCCCGCCATGGCGGGCCGTTACGAACGCGACGGCACCCCCCGGGCCCGTACCGCACCCGTGGTCGACCCCGACCGGCCCGAGGACCTCTGGAAGGCCCTGGACCGCGGTGAGGACCCCACGGACGGCGACCAGGCGCCCCCGGGGCGGTAA
- a CDS encoding anthranilate synthase component I — translation MHLRTFRALAADRRVIPVTRRLLADGDTPVGLYRKLAAERPGTFLLESAENGRSWSRYSFVGVRSAGTLTERDGQAHWIGTPPVGVPEHGDPLAALRATVETLHTPPHDLGTGLPPFTGGMVGYLGYDIVRRLEKIGPGERDDLRLPELTMLLTSDLAVLDHWDGTVLLIANAINHNDLDTGVDEAYADAVARLDAMERDLARPLASAPVALPASELPEFTALWGGPDYQKAVDDIKERIRAGEAFQVVPSQRFETPCTASALDVYRVLRATNPSPYMYLFRFPAADGGEAFDVVGSSPEALVKIEDGHAMLHPIAGTRPRGATPQEDHDLAEELLADPKERAEHLMLVDLGRNDLGRVCEPGSVEVVDFMSVERYSHVMHIVSTVTGKVAAGRTAFDVLTACFPAGTLSGAPKPRAMQIIDELEPSRRGLYGGCVGYLDFAGDSDTAIAIRTALLRDGTAFVQAGAGVVADSDPVAEDTECRNKAAAVLRAVHTANRMTSGAPATAAPAAE, via the coding sequence ATGCACCTCAGGACCTTCCGGGCGCTCGCCGCCGACCGGCGTGTCATCCCCGTCACCCGCCGTCTCCTCGCCGACGGCGACACCCCCGTCGGGCTCTACCGCAAGCTCGCCGCCGAACGCCCGGGCACCTTCCTCCTGGAGTCCGCTGAGAACGGCAGGTCGTGGTCGCGGTACTCGTTCGTCGGCGTCCGCAGCGCCGGGACGCTCACCGAACGCGACGGCCAGGCGCACTGGATCGGCACCCCGCCCGTCGGCGTCCCCGAGCACGGCGATCCGCTCGCCGCCCTCCGGGCCACCGTCGAGACCCTCCACACCCCGCCGCACGACCTCGGCACCGGCCTGCCGCCCTTCACCGGCGGCATGGTCGGCTATCTCGGCTACGACATCGTGCGCCGGCTGGAGAAGATCGGCCCCGGCGAGCGCGACGATCTGCGGCTCCCCGAGCTGACCATGCTGCTCACCTCCGATCTCGCGGTCCTCGACCACTGGGACGGCACGGTCCTGCTGATCGCCAACGCCATCAACCACAACGACCTCGACACCGGTGTCGACGAGGCCTACGCGGACGCCGTCGCCCGCCTCGACGCCATGGAGCGCGACCTCGCCCGGCCCCTGGCCTCCGCGCCGGTCGCCCTGCCCGCCTCCGAACTGCCCGAGTTCACCGCCCTGTGGGGCGGCCCGGACTACCAGAAGGCCGTCGACGACATCAAGGAGCGCATCCGGGCCGGCGAGGCCTTCCAGGTGGTGCCCTCCCAGCGGTTCGAAACCCCGTGCACGGCGAGCGCCCTGGACGTCTACCGGGTCCTGCGGGCCACCAACCCCAGCCCGTACATGTACCTCTTCCGCTTCCCCGCCGCCGACGGCGGGGAAGCCTTCGACGTGGTGGGCTCCAGCCCCGAGGCCCTCGTCAAGATCGAGGACGGGCACGCGATGCTCCACCCCATCGCCGGGACCCGGCCCCGCGGGGCGACCCCCCAGGAGGACCACGACCTCGCCGAGGAGCTGCTCGCCGACCCCAAGGAGCGCGCCGAGCATCTGATGCTGGTCGACCTCGGCCGCAACGACCTGGGGCGGGTCTGCGAGCCCGGCTCCGTCGAGGTCGTCGACTTCATGTCCGTCGAGCGGTACTCGCACGTCATGCACATCGTCTCCACCGTCACCGGCAAGGTCGCCGCGGGCCGTACCGCCTTCGATGTGCTCACCGCCTGCTTCCCGGCCGGAACGCTCTCCGGGGCGCCCAAGCCGCGGGCCATGCAGATCATCGACGAACTGGAGCCCTCCCGCCGCGGGCTGTACGGCGGCTGCGTCGGCTATCTCGACTTCGCCGGCGACTCCGACACCGCGATCGCCATCCGTACCGCGCTGCTGCGCGACGGAACCGCGTTCGTGCAGGCCGGAGCCGGGGTGGTGGCCGATTCGGACCCGGTCGCCGAGGACACCGAATGCCGTAACAAGGCGGCCGCGGTCCTCCGGGCCGTCCACACCGCCAACCGCATGACATCCGGGGCCCCGGCCACGGCCGCCCCGGCGGCGGAGTAG
- the hisI gene encoding phosphoribosyl-AMP cyclohydrolase: MTSSGTTGPLDPAVAARLKRTADGLVPAIAQQYDTGEVLMLGWMDDEALHRTLTTGRATYWSRSRREYWVKGDTSGHVQHVKSVALDCDGDTVLVKVDQTGAACHTGDRTCFDADVLPLGK, from the coding sequence ATGACCAGCAGTGGCACCACAGGCCCCCTCGATCCCGCCGTCGCCGCCCGTCTCAAGCGGACCGCCGACGGTCTCGTCCCCGCCATCGCCCAGCAGTACGACACCGGAGAGGTGCTGATGCTCGGCTGGATGGACGACGAGGCGCTCCACCGCACCCTCACCACCGGCCGCGCCACCTACTGGTCCCGCAGCCGCCGGGAGTACTGGGTGAAGGGCGACACCTCCGGCCATGTCCAGCACGTCAAGTCCGTCGCCCTCGACTGCGACGGCGACACCGTGCTCGTCAAGGTCGACCAGACCGGAGCCGCCTGCCACACCGGCGACCGCACCTGCTTCGACGCCGACGTCCTCCCCCTCGGCAAGTAG
- a CDS encoding TIGR03085 family metal-binding protein, translating to MSTHAKRERLILADLLESVGPDAPTLCDGWRARDLAAHTVVRERRPDAAGGILIGPLKGRLERVQAEYAAKPYEELIQLIRTGPPRLSPLGIKLLDEAANTVEFYVHAEDVRRAQPDWTPRPLDRVFEDALWARLERSARVLGRRSPAGLVLRRPDGRTAVARRGAPVVTVSGGPGELTMFALGRQGAAQVDLEGEPEAVEKVRTSRIGLPG from the coding sequence ATGTCGACCCATGCCAAGCGTGAACGACTTATTCTCGCCGACCTCCTCGAAAGCGTCGGCCCCGATGCCCCGACGCTCTGCGACGGCTGGCGGGCCCGCGATCTGGCGGCCCATACGGTGGTCAGGGAGCGCCGCCCGGATGCCGCCGGAGGCATTCTGATCGGCCCGCTGAAGGGCCGGCTGGAGCGGGTCCAGGCCGAGTACGCGGCGAAGCCGTACGAAGAGCTGATCCAGTTGATCCGGACCGGGCCGCCCCGGCTGTCCCCGCTGGGCATCAAGCTGCTGGACGAGGCGGCCAACACCGTGGAGTTCTATGTCCACGCCGAGGACGTGCGCCGGGCCCAGCCGGACTGGACGCCCCGACCGCTGGACCGGGTCTTCGAGGATGCGCTGTGGGCCCGGCTGGAGAGGTCGGCCAGGGTGCTGGGCCGCAGATCCCCGGCGGGGCTGGTGCTGCGCCGCCCGGACGGCCGGACGGCGGTCGCCCGCCGGGGCGCGCCCGTGGTGACGGTGAGCGGTGGCCCGGGTGAGCTGACGATGTTCGCCCTGGGCCGTCAGGGCGCGGCGCAGGTCGATCTGGAGGGCGAGCCGGAGGCGGTGGAGAAGGTCCGCACCTCGCGGATCGGTCTCCCGGGGTAG